Proteins from one Listeria innocua genomic window:
- a CDS encoding VanZ family protein, producing MEKGMTNIKRNIYKLLLFLLSLLVAFIVYFRIFYNILPMYFGNMESLNKNVLAFGIVVFTLYILLKMVFKLQNKWDGYLLLLLYLFVLTIGLLRPDDSVSLESYFNVNVMLILEDLRVNEASWSVLLINLVLFTPMYFLLSFVPFLDDFLKRFIAFFTLILVIESLQSILKVGMFDVTDLLLYIIGFFVGFGVYCCIKKVFRAQKPRNSSQF from the coding sequence TTGGAAAAAGGGATGACGAACATTAAAAGAAATATTTATAAATTACTTTTATTTTTACTTAGTTTGCTAGTAGCTTTTATTGTATATTTCCGTATATTTTATAATATCTTACCCATGTACTTTGGCAATATGGAGAGCTTGAATAAAAATGTTTTAGCTTTTGGGATTGTGGTATTCACACTATACATTTTACTCAAAATGGTTTTTAAGCTTCAAAATAAATGGGATGGATATTTATTACTCTTATTGTATTTATTCGTTTTAACTATCGGCTTATTAAGACCTGATGATAGTGTATCTTTAGAGTCCTATTTTAATGTCAATGTGATGCTTATTTTGGAAGATTTACGCGTTAATGAAGCTTCGTGGTCCGTACTTTTAATTAATTTAGTGTTATTCACTCCTATGTATTTTCTGCTAAGCTTTGTTCCATTTTTGGATGATTTTCTAAAGCGCTTTATTGCCTTTTTTACTTTGATTTTAGTAATCGAAAGCTTGCAATCTATATTAAAAGTGGGGATGTTTGATGTAACCGATTTGCTATTATATATCATCGGATTTTTCGTTGGATTCGGAGTTTACTGTTGTATAAAAAAGGTATTTAGAGCACAAAAGCCCAGAAACTCGAGCCAATTTTAA
- a CDS encoding matrixin family metalloprotease yields the protein MKKILSLLVAFICVWSMVMPSVEASAAAKIITWDLVDSSKHLDYSGNSKYMSFIRSGANTWNAYKKGVIRPASAQNKSDVYCSDVSVNNNVNATTYSNGKITFNKKNMDKKNNAGKQNVATHELGHGLRLAHNASSDVMYQYSTSKTSLSTNDKRSYDAAYKKY from the coding sequence ATGAAGAAAATTTTATCATTGTTAGTAGCATTTATTTGCGTATGGAGTATGGTTATGCCAAGTGTGGAAGCGAGTGCGGCAGCTAAAATTATTACATGGGATTTAGTAGATAGTAGTAAGCATTTAGATTACTCGGGTAATTCGAAGTATATGTCTTTTATAAGATCAGGGGCCAATACTTGGAACGCCTATAAAAAGGGAGTAATTAGACCAGCTTCTGCGCAGAATAAATCTGATGTTTATTGCAGTGATGTTTCCGTCAATAACAATGTTAATGCTACTACTTATAGCAATGGAAAAATTACTTTTAACAAAAAAAATATGGATAAAAAAAATAATGCTGGTAAGCAAAATGTAGCAACACACGAATTAGGTCATGGTTTGCGATTAGCTCATAATGCATCCTCTGATGTGATGTACCAATATAGTACTTCCAAGACGAGCTTATCTACGAACGACAAAAGATCTTATGATGCAGCATATAAAAAATATTAA